In Cyanobacteriota bacterium, the DNA window AGCAACTGCCTTTGCCGTTGGTGCAAAGGATTAGTGATGTGGATCTTACTATTGATGAGACTTTGTCGCAAGAGGATTGGGATTATTTTGCCAATACCTGGCCTGAATTTTATCGATTGATTGACAATGTCAATGAAGAATCTAAGCGTCAAAAGAGTCTCAGCTACTTAGGCTCTGAACGTCCTAAAGTCAAAGGCTATATTGAATATCGTTTGTCTAAATCAAGTAATAGACCAAACTTGTCACATGCGCTTGCAAGAATCATTGATGAGCAAGTATTAGAAGAGGTGAATTAGCCTAATGCTTTTTAAGAAATCTATACTTGAAGAAGTTTATGGAGTTGATGAAGCTCTAGTACTTGAAAAGGTGCAGATTGAAGACTTTGAATTACCTGAGACTTATGATCAACAAAGCTCTAATGGTAATGGCTTTAATCCTGTTGTTGAAAGAGATGCGGAGGCTTTGACGCAGGATCGAGTTGCTGAATTGTTAGAGCTCAAAGAAAAAGAAATTTCTCAACATAAAGCTGTTGTGCTTGATCAGATTAATCAAGAATTAGAAACTGCACGAATTGAAGCTGAAACAATTTTGACTAATGCTAATCAAGAAGCTGAAAGACAAGGTGAGGAAATTCGACTAGAGTATAAAAAACTGGAAAAGGCAAGGATTGAACAAGACTCAATTATTGCAAAAGCTAGAGAAGATGCTTTTGATGAAGCTATGACTCGAGCTGATAGTTATATAGCAGAGTTGATGGATATACTCGCTAGTTTTCAAGATCTTAAAACTGCTACTTTAAACGAAGCCAAAACAGAGATTGCTGCATTGGCGCTTGATGTCGTTAGGCAAATACTTGGTGCCGAAGCTAGGTTTAATACTCTGTTAATAGCTGATCAGGTAACGCAGGCTGTTGCTAAAGTGGCTACTACTGGAGGTTTAATGACAATTAGCCTTAATTCAGCAGATGAAACTAAATCTGAGTATTTAGGCTCAATGCTCAGTAAAGTAGTCGATTCCAAGGTTAAAATCCACTTTAAAGCTGATGATACGGTAGATATGGGTTCTTGCATTGTTGAGACTCAAGGCGGGCGTTTAGACGCTAGTTTTTCTAGTCAATTGGAGCTAATTCGTGTTGCTTTTGAGCGTTATTTGGGGCATAAAATTATTGATCTTCCTGATATTGTAGAGGAAGTTGGAGAAGTTAAGATGGAATCAGAACCACGACAACTAAACCAAGCTCTGGCCCAAGCGGTTGGAGAACCAAGCGATGCCGATCTAGAAATGATTGGAGAGCTTGATCTTGATGATTTTGAAATTGATGAAGATATGGATAAATTGCTTCAAGATGTTTTAAATAGTGATGCTGATATTAAAGAAGATTCTTCTGTCAAAACGGATGACGATATTCCTCTCAATTTGATTGATCTACAGGATTTGTTTGAAGATGATGAAGACGAAGAACTCAATTCTAAGCTAGATGCCGTTTTGGCTGATGATGAAGTTTATCCAGAAGATGAAGATTTGGAATTTGAAGAGTTTAATGAATTTGCAGAAGATACAGATTTAGGTGATGATAGTAATTTTGATGATGCATCAAACGATGATCGTTTTCCAGAATACTAGCCACCCGTACCTAGTATGTTATATCTCAACAGATAAGCTATTTGAAATTAATGCTTCTAAACTAAGGATATTGGACCACTTTGGATTGCATTCAATCTTTTGTCGCGTTTTGTGATGCCTTTGCGTAATAACGTCCTTGCTTACTCCTAATAATGTGCCTACATCATTGCGTGTTAAATCAGTAAATTCACGAAGTAGGTAAATAATAGAGTCTGTTTTGTCTCTATTGCTTAAATCTAATTGACTAATGTAACTCATAATTCGGTTTGGTCCCATGTAATTGCGCATTTTGACTATCGAGTTAAGATTCTCATTTTCTAGGTCAATGTATCTATTGATGATGTTTTGTGCAAAGTCTTCATCTCCAAGGAAAAATTGAGCAATGGCTTCTTTTGCTGGATTCCAAGCATAGTCAAACTTGGTTGAAAATTTATAAAAATCATTTATGTCTATAAAACTTGATTTAAACAAGTCTGTAGA includes these proteins:
- a CDS encoding transposase, whose product is MTQATICYPNAFYHVCARGSNKKKLFKDFSDYDYFFKLLKRSVIKFNLRVHAYCLLPNHYHLYLQTPNANLPVIMKHINESYAKYFVKKYLKEQSGHVFGQRYQRQLVQNETYSKTLFVYIMFNSYKHNKNIKPSQWPYTSYRAISGEIKLPDFLSTDLFKSSFIDINDFYKFSTKFDYAWNPAKEAIAQFFLGDEDFAQNIINRYIDLENENLNSIVKMRNYMGPNRIMSYISQLDLSNRDKTDSIIYLLREFTDLTRNDVGTLLGVSKDVITQRHHKTRQKIECNPKWSNILSLEALISNSLSVEI
- a CDS encoding FliH/SctL family protein, which gives rise to MLFKKSILEEVYGVDEALVLEKVQIEDFELPETYDQQSSNGNGFNPVVERDAEALTQDRVAELLELKEKEISQHKAVVLDQINQELETARIEAETILTNANQEAERQGEEIRLEYKKLEKARIEQDSIIAKAREDAFDEAMTRADSYIAELMDILASFQDLKTATLNEAKTEIAALALDVVRQILGAEARFNTLLIADQVTQAVAKVATTGGLMTISLNSADETKSEYLGSMLSKVVDSKVKIHFKADDTVDMGSCIVETQGGRLDASFSSQLELIRVAFERYLGHKIIDLPDIVEEVGEVKMESEPRQLNQALAQAVGEPSDADLEMIGELDLDDFEIDEDMDKLLQDVLNSDADIKEDSSVKTDDDIPLNLIDLQDLFEDDEDEELNSKLDAVLADDEVYPEDEDLEFEEFNEFAEDTDLGDDSNFDDASNDDRFPEY